A single window of Mugil cephalus isolate CIBA_MC_2020 chromosome 1, CIBA_Mcephalus_1.1, whole genome shotgun sequence DNA harbors:
- the LOC125019997 gene encoding transmembrane protein 26, protein MMCRLLNVLLALLSRFLFAVHGVVTVWQVVAFKGEPLYWLLLTGVALLGVEMAVTLKCTRNAEWKWFSPMVFLYLSTVIPSIWFLELSLLQSKLPVNSSSGHELHLLAHIPIAAGIAEVDPEDWVAGLEQTMLIVLVLGRWLMPKGDMSRDQLSQLLMVYVGLGADILDIFDTFKEPEVKTNKVVVIIGLALFSWALMQFPLVLTQTRPPKGEAQQRGIAGVFHCAGAPPSFTSCCSSEVWSLLLTVGLQDGPFLLYRIYLMVQEEVLNQLMIFFTCKNILIVLLELYRIFVVQCEQQEEETGLGRCAALMLQCQSEENNEVEEVKEDMGKEEFCEEQSCHIDKERGTKREEDQSGVQVKERLKMP, encoded by the exons ATGATGTGTCGTCTCCTGAACGTCTTGCTGGCCTTGCTGAGTCGCTTCCTGTTTGCGGTCCATGGAGTGGTGACTGTGTGGCAGGTGGTGGCTTTTAAAGGGGAGCCGCTCTACTGGCTGCTGCTGACAGGTGTGGCTCTGCTGGGTGTGGAAATGGCCGTCACTCTGAAATGTACCCGCAACGCAGAGTGGAAATG GTTCTCCCCCATGGTTTTCCTCTACCTCAGTACTGTCATTCCGTCCATTTGGTTTCTGGAGCTGAGCCTGCTACAGTCCAAGCTGCCCGTCAACAGTTCCTCGGGCCATGAGCTACATTTGCTGGCTCATATCCCCATAGCAGCG GGAATTGCGGAGGTGGATCCAGAGGACTGGGTGGCTGGCCTGGAGCAGACCATGCTCATAGTGTTGGTCCTGGGTCGCTGGCTGATGCCCAAGGGGGACATGTCACGTGACCAGCTCTCACAGCTCCTCATGGTGTATGTGGGATTGGGTGCTGACATCTTGGACATCTTCGATACGTTCAAAGAACCAGAGGTCAAAACCAACAAGGTGGTTGTCATCATCGGCCTGGCCCTCTTCTCCTGGGCGCTCATGCAGTTTCCCCTGGTTCTCACCCAGACACGACCCCCAAAGGGTGAAGCCCAGCAAAGGGGCATAGCTGGTGTCTTCCACTGTGCTGGAGCTCCACCCTCAttcacctcctgctgctccagtGAAGTGTGGAGCTTGCTGCTCACCGTGGGACTCCAGGACGGTCCGTTCCTGCTTTACCGGATCTACCTCATGGTGCAAGAAGAGGTACTTAACCAGCTCATGATTTTCTTCACCTGTAAAAATATCCTCATAGTCCTTTTGGAGCTTTACAGGATCTTTGTGGTGCAGTGTGAgcaacaggaagaggaaacaggGCTGGGAAGGTGTGCTGCTCTGATGCTTCAGTGTCAGTCCGAGGAGAACAATGAGGTGGAAGAGGTAAAAGAGGACATGGGTAAAGAGGAGTTCTGTGAAGAGCAGAGCTGTCATATAGACAAAGAAAGGGGAACCAAGAGGGAGGAAGATCAGAGTGGAGTCCAGGTAAAGGAAAGGCTCAAAATGCCGTGA